Below is a window of Prosthecochloris sp. GSB1 DNA.
TCGAAAACGACAAACTTGCCGTAACGCCCCTCAACGGACGACAGAAGCCGTTTCGTCTCCCTGTAGAACGCATCGTGGCGGATAAGTGATCTTCGAAACATGGCCGGCGAAGGAGTCCTGACCCATATATCGAGCCCCCAGGCGTCCTGCGGCCCCAGATAGACCGCTTTATCCCTCGGCCGATTGAGATCGAACTCGAAACGCGAAACGTTACAGACGATCCTTGTCGGTGCGACATCGGCAAGTTCGCCTGTCCACGGGTCCTCCTCGCGAAGACGATCTTTTTCATCAATGGCGAGCAACACGGCCATTTCGCGCCTGATGGCATGGCCATTGTGAATGGCCGCCGCGACAAGAGGGCCGTCTCCTCCCGTAAACTGACAACATGACCGCCGCATCAACGTCCTCTC
It encodes the following:
- a CDS encoding N-formylglutamate amidohydrolase, translated to MRRSCCQFTGGDGPLVAAAIHNGHAIRREMAVLLAIDEKDRLREEDPWTGELADVAPTRIVCNVSRFEFDLNRPRDKAVYLGPQDAWGLDIWVRTPSPAMFRRSLIRHDAFYRETKRLLSSVEGRYGKFVVFDLHSYNYRRGGPSASADDPLLNPDINIGTGTMDRKRWASVVERLMHELASARVAGRTLDVRENVKFRGGYFPAWIHGNFPASGCAIAIECKKIFMDEWTGAIFRDRFEGLKAALGKAAQGVLDELGGTF